In a genomic window of Drosophila takahashii strain IR98-3 E-12201 chromosome 3L, DtakHiC1v2, whole genome shotgun sequence:
- the LOC108055847 gene encoding uncharacterized protein, whose protein sequence is MANRMRGGACCPSRCAPACPPCPPCDGPLVRLDKLWPEPYDPCSFKNCLIFGGHDEPYVQPFDPKACARMRRNDIDRSLGYPIGVVCGTIAVKGGIPNQESVRFAGHLKGFAHSYYTRRDEWKPETIDMLVNEGQVLFNDSENMYPPNPVEAPDIYDENEQRVTRHFKINDIEFAMELEMPFEIYGYANIIQNLRRILRAFFKKAKYGVFFTPNWYLLIWKEKGVWMVLDLNGRDKNTMRPNYEEGFPLLLGLKSFDNLIWLIKKESDLEKTAKFTIREILVVRMATPGNQGQSWEREHGMRMSQFDVIASDYAYVKSNLHLTLNSKDALRNRSALPVAVATALASKIDHPATWDQKMYDKVMCYGVNMCKNCWEPCVDLNQPMDLDDFPRQIRMGQFVAEIMLTPNVYEGWWKCVPMYKFNDFHLMLEKALDQNDYVIFQINNQMYSLWRKSDFIYLMDPYRHNIVGRILEEGEDPKSATVRMFGNMDRLLSVFHQILLESNRSAIFHIHTLRIRNITECPPGTAPALLPPDEDVEVRSLNENIRFDENYDKCLQELGEISDFEEDLVSEIEPIVEVSSSEEMVEEEEGGGGGEVEGGEGEDDDD, encoded by the exons ATGGCCAATCGCATGAGAGGAGGAGCCTGCTGTCCTTCAAGATGTGCACCCGCCTGTCCTCCATGTCCGCCCTGCGATGGACC CCTGGTGCGTCTGGATAAACTATGGCCGGAGCCCTATGATCCCTGCTCCTTCAAGAATTGCCTGATCTTTGGCGGTCACGATGAGCCCTATGTGCAGCCCTTTGATCCCAAGGCTTGTGCGCGAATGCGACGAAATGATATTGATAGATCGTTGGGCTATCCCATAGGCGTAGTTTGCGGTACTATAGCCGTAAAGGGAGGCATTCCGAATCAGGAGAGCGTTCGTTTCGCTGGACATCTTAAGGGATTCGCTCATTCGTATTACACGCGTCGCGATGAATGGAAACCCGAGACAATCGATATGTTGGTGAACGAGGGTCAGGTGTTGTTTAACGACTCGGAGAACATGTATCCTCCGAATCCCGTGGAAGCCCCCGATATCTACGATGAAAATGAGCAGCGAGTGACGCGTCACTTTAAAATCAACGATATTGAGTTTGCAATGGAGCTGGAGATGCCCTTTGAAATCTACGGCTATGCAAATATCATACAAAATCTGAGAAGAATCTTGAGGGCCTTCTTTAAAAAGGCCAAGTACGGGGTTTTCTTCACACCCAATTGGTATCTCTTGATTTGGAAGGAGAAGGGTGTGTGGATGGTATTGGATTTGAATGGCAGGGATAAAAACACCATGCGGCCGAATTATGAGGAGGGTTTTCCACTGCTTTTGGGCTTGAAGTCCTTTGACAACCTCATTTGGTTGATCAAAAAAGAGAGCGATCTGGAAAAGACTGCCAAGTTTACAATTCGAGAGATCTTAGTGGTTCGCATGGCCACTCCTGGAAATCAAGGACAAAGTTGGGAGCGCGAGCACGGAATGCGAATGTCACAATTCGATGTGATAGCTTCTGACTACGCCTATGTCAAGTCCAATCTTCATCTCACTTTGAACTCAAAAGATGCTCTAAGAAATCGTAGTGCTCTACCAGTAGCTGTGGCCACCGCTTTGGCCTCCAAGATCGATCATCCCGCGACTTGGGATCAGAAGATGTACGACAAGGTCATGTGCTATGGCGTTAATATGTGCAAAAACTGCTGGGAACCGTGTGTGGATCTCAATCAGCCCATGGATCTGGATGATTTCCCGAGACAAATTCGCATGGGTCAGTTTGTGGCCGAGATAATGTTAACGCCAAATGTCTACGAGGGTTGGTGGAAATGTGTGCCGATGTACAAGTTCAACGACTTCCATCTGATGCTGGAGAAGGCCCTCGATCAGAATGATTATGTGATCTTTCAGATCAACAATCAAATGTACTCGTTGTGGCGGAAATCCGATTTTATCTACCTAATGGATCCGTATCGCCACAATATAGTGGGTCGAATTTTGGAGGAGGGCGAGGATCCGAAAAGCGCCACGGTTCGAATGTTCGGCAATATGGATCGTCTGTTAAGTGTCTTTCATCAGATTCTGCTGGAATCGAACCGATCGGCTatattccatattcatacGCTTAGGATAAGGAATATTACGGAGTGTCCACCGGGAACTGCTCCTGCTTTACTGCCACCCGATGAAGATGTGGAGGTTAGATCTCTCAATGAGAATATCAGATTCGATGAGAACTACGACAAGTGCTTGCAAGAGCTGGGCGAGATTAGTGACTTTGAAGAAGATCTCGTTTCGGAGATCGAACCCATTGTGGAGGTCAGTTCCTCGGAGGAGATggtcgaggaggaggaaggcggtggcggcggcgaaGTCGAAGGAGGCGAGGGAGAAGACGATGATGATTAG